One genomic region from Plasmodium chabaudi chabaudi strain AS genome assembly, chromosome: 7 encodes:
- a CDS encoding dynein light chain 1, putative — MHRVVKEVTISHCIKTWEQKTGKKISEEENVSFICNIPLIQKLDQSINTLEKCKRLSLSTNRIEKFVPMPGLKNIEILSIGRNCIKKLQFLEDISATLKQLWISYNNIDKLDNLQSLKNLQVLYLFHNKIKCLEEIDKLNTLPELIELGLKGNPIYEGRTNEYMKLVILKKLPQLKVVDNETITEKQRNDALTIEVI; from the exons ATGCATAGAGTAGTTAAGGAGGTTACCATCTCTCATTGCATCAAAACTTGGGAACAAAAAACAG gaaaaaaaataagtgaagaagaaaatgtaAGTTTTATTTGTAACATCCCATTGATTCAAAAGCTAGATCAAAGTATAAACACTCTGGAGAAATGTAAACGTTTATCTTTGTCCACCAATAGGATCGAAAAGTTTGTTCCCATGCCTGGCTTAA aaaatatagaaatttTATCAATCGGAAGAAATTGCATTAAAAAACTTCAGTTTTTAGAAGACATAAGTGCCACATTAAAACAGTTATGgatatcatataataatattgataaatTAGATAATTTACaatctttaaaaaatttacaagtcctttatttatttcataacaaaataaaatgtctCGAGGAGATTGACAAACTG AACACGTTACCCGAATTAATCGAACTAGGACTTAAAGGAAACCCCATATATGAAGGCCGAACCAAC GAATACATGAAGCTGGTCATTTTGAAAAAGTTGCCTCAACTGAAAGTGGTGGACAATGAAACG ATAACAGAAAAGCAGAGAAACGATGCTCTCACAATTGAAGTTATTTAA
- a CDS encoding phosphorylated CTD interacting factor 1 WW domain-containing protein, putative produces the protein MENLCGLINVHKEYDLQKKIIEFRKAFINIYNIKTFYGMMLKLKNSYPRHKNKKIDKLWIEYKKEHFTKQYKDDIIFYELNKNLYFLQKEIINRYLFNFNIYNSNYIIQDDDAYLYFLFYRFCRMCTKHWEKKTVIKNEKKKGDRKKNICKGNDFLNNFWIDQFLKFIIKIDPNYYKKNIYFQSIKHDLKKYISNEKCLMKTPYKNQRMERSHEYYFVCVPNYSKQNRNIFNYKNGRLYYYKVNNHPPNNMFINMVISKQLNSDHKKKTLIIDIENTKRLIQKYIYNDLYFNVIHSIYHSLVNKNIELITDYVYKEILLDTENLKNEKEKYDWSKASYLLILDKLKKYEHVQKKNSHNLYNENRMDIFLVAFKALFIPFFTYEKCGNNKIKSNDIVLFNYIKSILRENIENMFYLTIVNVNKIYEHMTFKYLFYLFFLYFIMLDICPYFCISNIFHDKLGDDEKQIYKYFLIKYEKKNEKNIVIEKNLYSDSPNNDRNETVDEPTYIICFFCSYGLLKKDKNIDLQMKKKMLVLLVMNIVQVHYTQTANEIRMMKEMDLLNLKKKQFSFLCSYFDIFINNLFFSEECNFSFAKLGNVKTCYAHPKTHSCYFIKNRNKIKNNFKQNLKKMNTKCVYLSNLNKAINMKDEKITNNCTEEIKMDSAICTCSYENNLYEFVNEKIKIFLENFKTFLFYFLDKLYRTSIMHINLYTYLFMIRFSLFLSRKNREDKKGLQNTREEKICKYRRQISNIGKREKYRERTKNLNTFYKKIYLHTYYKLLNIIYNDGEKKIILKKLKNFKTKIIKLLFYLKRNIFTYNRLNLQILFKLQNIINVHKHNHMRKNIINNIDVVRKESCHIIYNKTKLFGALYSFFFKRGINISFENRKNKIDRECWLNLIANRNITNNRNDYILEKYINIMYKNVKILFPNIYIHINNNDFDMQAKKYFIFLSLKNKDKDNNSWKENIYYEFNGKKYTVFENMYSLKKTYKIKYINLCILFHRYCFFFYNYNPLIFSYLFNHIYCMCIECLKKYLIVENGCIKKDINTEKNDHDCFYKQNGILIKNRNNMLVQNFYYLTLFLLMRYHTLLGSTKHSGLQSCIPKRVMTLLYKKLKVERECFSSPFNAILQKYCSFFPDIDTFFGSTGNFFNFNFQNGVYEVNPPFDIFLINKLIVYILYNLKKEEYELTFFLIIPLINDKNYFYELLLSSPYLSSFFLLKRDLYTFSTSLFETREEEYISNCDCFVFILQNAKAKIKTVIDQNTMLKIKKAWENIHHVKQKN, from the exons ATGGAAAACCTATGTGGCCTCATTAATGTACATAAAGAGTATGATTtacagaaaaaaataatcgaATTTAGAAAGGcgttcataaatatatacaacattaaaacattttatggTATGatgttaaaattaaaaaatagctaccccagacataaaaataaaaaaattgataaacTTTGgatagaatataaaaaagagcATTTTACTAAACAATATAAAGAtgacattattttttacgaattaaataaaaacttatattttttgcaaaaagaaattataaatagatatttatttaattttaatatttacaattctaattatattattcagGATGACGATgcttatttgtattttttgttctaCCGATTTTGTCGTATGTGTACAAAACATTGGGAGAAAAAGACCGTGATTAAAAATGAGAAGAAGAAAGGggatcgaaaaaaaaacatatgtaAAGGGAacgattttttaaacaacTTCTGGATAGATCAATttcttaaatttataattaaaatagatccaaattattataaaaaaaatatttattttcagtCTATAAAACacgatttaaaaaaatatataagtaatgaaaaatgcTTGATGAAAACTCCATATAAGAACCAAAGAATGGAAAGATCACATGAATACTATTTTGTGTGTGTACCAAATTATAGTAAACAAAAtcgtaatatttttaattataaaaatggaaggCTATACTACTATAAGGTTAACAATCACCCACctaataatatgtttataaacATGGTAATAAGTAAACAGCTTAATAGtgatcataaaaaaaaaactttaaTTATAGACATAGAGAACACAAAAAGattaattcaaaaatatatttataacgatttatattttaatgttaTACATTCTATTTACCATAGTTtggttaataaaaatatagagtTGATAACTGATTATGtgtataaagaaatattattagacaccgaaaatttaaaaaatgagaaggaaaaatatgattggTCGAAAGCTAGCTATTTATTGATACTTGATAAGTTAAAAAAGTATGAACAtgttcagaaaaaaaatagtcataatttatataatgaaaatagaatggatatatttttagtaGCATTTAAAGCTCtttttattccattttttacctatgaaaaatgtgggaataataaaataaagtcTAACGATATAGTTTTAttcaattatataaaatccATATTAAGAGAAAACAtagaaaatatgttttatttaaccATAGTAAATGTgaacaaaatttatgagCACATgacatttaaatatttattttatttgttcttcttatatttcattatgcTAGATATATGcccatatttttgtatttcaaACATATTTCATGATAAATTAGGGGATGATGAAAAACagatttataaatattttttaataaaatacgagaaaaaaaacgagAAAAACATcgttatagaaaaaaaccTTTATAGCGACTCACCAAATAATGATCGCAATGAAACAGTAGATGAACCaacttatattatatgttttttttgctcCTATGGTTTACTAAAAaaggataaaaatatagatctacaaatgaaaaaaaaaatgcttgTTCTTTTAGTAATGAACATTGTGCAGGTGCACTATACACAAACCGCCAATGAAATAAGAATGATGAAAGAAATGGATTTGTTgaatttgaaaaagaaacaattttcttttctttgttcttattttgatatatttattaataatttatttttttccgaAGAATGTAACTTTTCATTTGCTAAGTTGGGTAATGTGAAAACATGTTATGCACATCCCAAAACACACAgttgttattttataaaaaatagaaataaaataaaaaataatttcaaacaaaatttaaaaaaaatgaatacaaaatgtgtatatttatctaatttgaataaagcaataaatatgaaagacgagaaaataacaaataacTGCACcgaggaaataaaaatggatagTGCAATATGTACATGttcatatgaaaataatttatatgagtTTGTGAAtgaaaagataaaaatatttttggaGAATTTcaaaacttttttattttattttttagacaaattatatagaacaagtattatgcatataaatttgtacacctatttatttatgatacgtttttcactttttttgTCACGCAAAAATCGTGAGGATAAAAAAGGTTTACAAAATACAAGAGAAGAGAAAATATGCAAGTATCGTCGACAAATATCAAATATAGggaaaagagaaaaatataggGAACGtactaaaaatttaaatacattttataaaaaaatatatttacacacatattacaaattattaaatatcaTATACAATGatggagaaaaaaaaataattttaaaaaaattaaaaaatttcaagacaaaaattattaagctacttttttatttaaagagaaatatatttacatataatagATTAAATCttcaaatattatttaaattgcaaaatataataaatgtgcATAAGCATAATCATATGagaaaaaacataataaataatattgatgTTGTAAGAAAAGAGAGTtgtcatattatatataacaagACCAAATTATTTGGTgctttatattcttttttttttaaaagaggaataaatattagctttgaaaatagaaaaaataaaatagacaGAGAATGTTGGCTTAATTTAATAGCCAATcgaaatataacaaataatagaaatgattatattttagaaaaatatataaacataatgtataaaaatgtaaaaatattatttccaaatatttatatacacattaATAATAACGATTTTGATATGcaagcaaaaaaatattttatatttttgagtttgaaaaataaagataaggATAATAACTCATggaaagaaaatatatattacgaatttaatggaaaaaaatataccgTTTTCgaaaatatgtatagtttaaaaaaaacatataaaataaaatatattaacctgtgcatattatttcacagatattgtttttttttttataattataaccccttaattttttcatacttGTTCAaccatatatattgtatgtGCATAGAatgtttgaaaaaatatttaattgtaGAGAATGgctgtataaaaaaagatataaacaCAGAGAAAAATGATCAtgattgtttttataagcAGAATggaattttaattaaaaacagAAACAATATGCTTGTACAAAATTTCTACTATTTGACATTATTCTTGTTAATGAGGTATCACACCTTGCTAGGAAGTACGAAGCATTCTGGATTGCAG aGTTGCATCCCAAAGAGAGTAATGACCTTATTGTATAAGAAATTGAAAGTAGAGAGGGAATGTTTTTCATCCCCATTTAATgcaattttacaaaaatattgctCTTTTTTTCCTGATATAGATACTTTTTTTGGAAGTACAGgaaacttttttaattttaattttcaaaatggAGTTTATGAAGTTAATCCACCATTTGACATATTcctaattaataaattaatcgtatatattttatacaatttgAAAAAGGAAGAATATGAactaactttttttttaattattccATTGAtcaatgataaaaattatttctacgaattattattatcttctCCTTATTTGTCGAGTTTCTTTTTACTAAAACGTGATTTGTACACATTTTCGACAAGTTTGTTTGAGACTAg gGAAGAAGAATATATTTCGAATTGTGATTGTTTTGTGTTCATTTTGCAAAACGCAAAAGCGAAGATTAAAACAGTGATTGATCAAAATACcatgttaaaaataaaaaaagcatgggaaaatattcatcatgttaaacaaaaaaattaa
- a CDS encoding small nuclear ribonucleoprotein G, putative, with product MALTVGKAGPASDFRKFMEKRLQIYLNGNRLIVGVLRGYDTFMNLVLDNTVEIKKDENIEIGIVVIRGNSISYWECLDKVNIK from the exons ATGGCACTAACAGTGGGGAAAGCAGGACCAGCTTCGGATTTTAGAAAGTTTATGGAAAAACGATTACAAA TTTACTTAAATGGAAATAGACTGATAGTTGGTGTTTTGAGAGGATATGATACCTTTATGAACTTAGTATTGGATAATACAGtggaaattaaaaaagacgAAAATATTGAAATTGGCATTGTTGTTATACGAGGAAATAGTATATCCTATTGGGAATGTTTAGATAAagttaatattaaataa
- a CDS encoding protein transport protein SEC23, putative → MDIHLQENQTGIRFSWNLWPPTKNEASKIEIPLGCLYTVLKRSDENSVKLVEYEPLKCKTSNCILNPYCNIDFRNKTWTCPFSNIKNPFPPHYAQHISEKNLPADVMYSNIEYIQPSNVGDIPPPTFLFVIDTCLLEEELEQLKDSIQQCISLMPNDAYIGIITFGYLCYVHEIGFTDCLKSYVFKGTKDISAQELQKQLNLGSRNDPRSSTTSASARRFLQPVSECEYNINMLLEDISKDSWPTPPDQRPKRCTGTALSVAISLLECCCNQLSGRIMMFIGGADTTSPGKIVDTPLSESLRHHLDLQKDNSNARHVKKALKYYVSLANRAVMSGHAIDIFACSLDQIGLYEMKVCCEKTNGFMVMADSFSMNVFKDSFKKIFETDSTGYIKHGYNAKLTIICSKEFKICGAIGGCSSNKKPAPYVSDTCVGEGGTCEWTICALDKNSTIAFYFDIVNQNVSSLPHDRQAYLQFQTLYQHPSGRRRLRVTTISYRFAEPSIAEISQGFDQETAAVLMARFAVFKAETDEPIDVLRWLDRKLIRLVSTFADYQKDDINSFHLSSEFSIYPQFMYHLRRSHFLQTFNASPDETAYYRSILLRENVMNSLIMIQPALLQYSFDSQTPIPVLLDAQSLKSNVILLLDSYFHIVVWYGEMIYQWREQGFHEKPEYAHFKELLNAPHEDAKSILDDRFPIPKFVLCNSGGSQSRFLLAKVNPSTTHNTLSGSTFGTSTNESYIINTDDVSLKIFMDHLIKLAVQT, encoded by the exons atgGATATCCATCTTCAAGAGAATCAAACAGGGATAAGGTTCAGTTGGAACCTTTGGCCGcctacaaaaaatgaagcaAGCAAAATTGAAATACCATTAGGATGTTTATATACAGTTTTAAAACGATCCGATGAAAATAGTGTAAAGCTAGTTGAATATGAACCACTAAAATGTAAAACAAGTAATTGCATTTTAAATCCTTACTGTAATATTGATTttagaaataaaacatgGACATGCCCGTTTtcgaatataaaaaatccaTTCCCTCCCCATTATGCTCAACACATATCTGAAAAG AACTTGCCGGCAGATGTGATGTACTCGAACATCGAATACATTCAGCCATCGAACGTGGGAGACATTCCTCCTCCAACATTTTTGTTTGTGATAGATACCTGTTTATTAGAGGAAGAATTAGAGCAACTTAAAGATTCGATACAACAATGTATAAGTTTAATGCCAAATGATGCATATATAGGAATAATAACATTTGGCTATCTATGTTATGTACATGAAATAGGTTTTACTGATTGTTTAAAATCCTATGTATTTAAAGGAACAAAAGATATAAGTGCACAAGAGTTAcaaaaacaattaaatttaGGAAGCCGTAATGATCCACGAAGTTCAACTACATCTGCATCAGCTCGTAGATTTTTACAACCAGTAAGTGAAtgtgaatataatattaatatgttaTTGGAGGATATTTCAAAAGATAGTTGGCCTACACCACCAGATCAAAGACCAAAAAGGTGCACTGGAACTGCATTAAGTGTCGCTATTAGTTTATTAGAATGTTGTTGTAATCAATTAAGCGGTCGAATTATGATGTTTATTGGTGGTGCTGATACAACATCTCCTGGAAAAATTGTTGACACACCTCTTAGTGAATCTTTAAGACATCATTTAGATTTACAAAAAGATAATAGTAATGCTAGACATGTAAAAAAggcattaaaatattatgtatcGTTAGCAAATAGAGCAGTTATGTCAGGGCATGCTATAGATATATTTGCATGTTCGTTAGATCAAATTGGGTTATATGAAATGAAAGTATGTTgtgaaaaaacaaatggaTTTATGGTTATGGCTGATTCTTTTTCTATGAACGTATTTAAAgattcttttaaaaaaatatttgaaacAGATTCAACAggttatataaaacatggatataatgcaaaattaactattatatgttctaaagaatttaaaatatgtggTGCTATTGGTGGATGTTctagtaataaaaaaccaGCTCCATATGTTTCAGATACATGTGTAGGAGAAGGTGGAACTTGTGAATGGACAATTTGTGCATTAGATAAAAATTCAACAAttgcattttattttgatatagTTAATCAAAATGTTTCTTCATTACCACATGATAGACAAGCATATTTACAATTTCAAACCCTTTATCAACATCCTAGTGGTCGAAGAAGATTAAGAGTTACTACAATTTCTTATAGATTTGCTGAACCAAGTATTGCTGAAATATCTCAAGGATTTGATCAAGAAACTGCAGCTGTTTTAATGGCTAGATTTGCTGTATTTAAAGCTGAAACTGATGAACCTATAGATGTTTTAAGATGGCTAGATCGAAAATTAATTAGACTTGTTAGTACTTTTGCAGATTATCAAAAAGATGATATAAattcttttcatttatcatctgaattttctatatatccACAATTTATGTATCATTTAAGACGATcccattttttacaaactTTTAATGCAAGTCCAGATGAAACTGCATATTATCgttctattttattaagaGAGAATGTTATGAATTCCTTAATTATGATTCAACCAGCTTTATTACAATATTCATTTGATTCCCAAACACCAATACCTGTCCTATTAGATGCACAATCATTAAAATCCaatgttattttattattagattcgtattttcatattgttGTTTGGTATGGTGAAATGATATATCAATGGAGAGAACAAGGATTCCATGAAAAACCAGAATATGCACACTTTAAAGAACTTTTAAATGCACCGCATGAAGATGCTAAATCTATATTAGATGACAGATTTCCAATTCctaaatttgttttgtgTAATAGTGGAGGAAGCCAAAGTCGATTTTTATTAGCCAAGGTTAATCCATCTACTACTCACAATACACTTAGTGGAAGTACATTTGGAACTTCTACAAATgaatcatatataattaatacaGACGATGTTtctttgaaaatatttatggaTCATTTGATTAAGTTGGCAGTTCAGACATAG